The Spirosoma radiotolerans genome has a window encoding:
- a CDS encoding M4 family metallopeptidase, which translates to MKLHLLALILLTTTYGLAQQPDAGFKRKSKVTSSSTGLANRLNAVVIPVPNDRTGRQTLSRSLGTNPTMQSLRLHVVNDSTTGLPVFIERKPNKQISKNAAKNSGARLSAAAAASMTYQFMGQVRDLLRLENPESAFSVARTETDDLGQTHVRLTQTHRGVPVLGAELVAHLTDGEVTLLNGRYQPIPTELTTTPRLALADAADRALTDVRKTSTVRSFGDNILKMKSSEGMLCVFAEYGVSKLAYQLTIRPNMLERWEYVIDAQTGDVLDKYNHTCTVVGPIKASGRDLNGVTRTFETYQQSSNAYYMIDVSRPMFNPTASKMPGDPVGAIWTVDAKNIKGDNPKLYQLTSSNNTDWSPTAISAHYNAGVAYEYYQNTFKRNALNGNGATMVSLINVVDDDGKGLDNAYWNGQIMAYGNGRLLKPLAGALDVAGHEMTHGVIQNTANLQYKSQSGAINESFADVFGAMIDRDDWTLGEDIATPSVLPSGALRNLSNPNQGGKSKDPNGYQPATMSQYETTTEDNGGVHINSGITNFAFYKFATVVGKDKAEKVYYRALTTYLVRTSQFLDLRLAIIKAAGDLYGATGTEVTAAKNAFDAVGITEGTQSTPGKQPDVPVAAGQDLLLLADATNSKLYSTVVGVSPAKFDPKSTLGMRHRPSVTDDGKTAYYVTSDKRIRAVNLTGTPTETVISDETVWDNVAISKDGTKLAALTADQDGSVYVYSYAKKKWAEFKLYNPTYTEGVQTGDVRYADSFEWDFAGENIVYDAYNELQNTSGDALDYWDVGFINVWDNKTGDFAAGDIEKLFSDLEQGESIGNPSFSKNSPDIIAFDYFNENDDTYYVVATDLSSGTLKAVYKNNTLGFPSYSRLDNKLVFSTESSTEDISGINLGADKLTPSGGVSVLYTNAKWPVWYTQATRTLPTKTAQTITFDAIADRYNNQGDLTLKASCSSSLPVSFEVKNGPATLTGSTLKFTGTGLVTIRAYQAGNAQFYPATSVERSFNVLTVTGTEPLWSDALVFYPNPAHASLTVELPGTETFERVLLRNLTGATVVQPLLPLHQRTATLDVGHLPKGLYFLQVQTPTGTATRKVVKE; encoded by the coding sequence ATGAAACTACATCTACTGGCCTTAATCCTGCTAACAACCACATACGGGCTGGCTCAGCAACCCGACGCGGGCTTTAAGCGGAAAAGCAAAGTGACGTCCTCTTCGACAGGGCTCGCCAATCGACTCAACGCCGTCGTCATACCGGTGCCCAATGATCGAACCGGCCGGCAAACGCTCTCCAGGTCGCTGGGTACGAACCCGACCATGCAATCGCTGCGGCTGCATGTGGTAAATGACTCGACAACGGGACTGCCTGTCTTTATCGAGCGAAAGCCGAATAAACAAATCAGTAAAAACGCAGCGAAAAACAGCGGGGCACGGCTTTCGGCGGCGGCCGCGGCTTCCATGACGTACCAGTTTATGGGGCAGGTACGTGACTTGCTTAGGCTGGAGAATCCGGAATCAGCGTTTAGCGTTGCCCGCACTGAGACGGATGATCTTGGACAAACGCACGTTCGCCTAACCCAGACGCATCGGGGTGTACCGGTACTGGGGGCCGAACTGGTAGCCCATTTGACCGATGGCGAAGTGACTCTATTAAACGGACGTTATCAGCCCATACCAACAGAATTGACGACAACGCCCCGGCTGGCACTTGCCGATGCTGCCGACAGGGCACTGACTGACGTGCGTAAGACGTCCACTGTGCGCTCATTTGGGGATAATATTCTAAAGATGAAATCATCGGAGGGAATGTTATGCGTTTTTGCCGAATATGGGGTGAGTAAGCTGGCCTACCAGCTCACCATCCGGCCTAATATGCTCGAACGCTGGGAGTATGTCATTGATGCCCAAACGGGGGATGTGCTCGACAAGTACAACCATACCTGTACGGTAGTGGGGCCAATCAAGGCATCGGGCCGGGATCTGAACGGCGTAACGCGCACATTTGAGACGTACCAGCAGAGTAGCAATGCGTATTACATGATTGATGTGTCGCGCCCGATGTTTAACCCAACAGCCTCGAAAATGCCGGGCGATCCGGTCGGAGCCATCTGGACCGTTGATGCAAAGAATATCAAAGGCGATAACCCTAAATTATACCAGCTAACGTCGAGTAACAATACCGACTGGAGCCCGACGGCTATTTCGGCGCATTATAATGCGGGCGTTGCTTACGAGTATTACCAGAATACGTTCAAGCGCAATGCCCTGAATGGCAACGGAGCGACCATGGTCTCGCTCATCAACGTAGTAGACGACGATGGCAAGGGCTTGGATAATGCTTACTGGAATGGCCAGATTATGGCCTACGGAAACGGGCGATTGTTGAAGCCGCTGGCGGGCGCACTGGACGTAGCTGGTCACGAAATGACCCACGGGGTGATTCAGAACACGGCTAACTTACAATACAAAAGCCAGTCAGGAGCCATCAACGAATCGTTTGCCGATGTATTTGGGGCCATGATCGACCGCGACGACTGGACGTTGGGCGAAGACATTGCAACCCCGAGCGTACTGCCATCGGGTGCCCTGCGTAACCTGTCGAATCCCAATCAGGGGGGCAAGAGTAAAGATCCGAACGGGTATCAGCCCGCCACCATGTCGCAGTACGAAACAACGACCGAAGACAATGGCGGGGTTCACATCAATAGCGGGATTACTAATTTTGCATTCTATAAATTCGCTACCGTTGTTGGAAAAGACAAGGCCGAAAAGGTGTATTACCGCGCCTTGACAACGTACCTGGTCCGCACCTCGCAGTTTCTGGATTTACGTCTGGCGATCATCAAAGCGGCCGGGGATCTGTATGGAGCAACGGGGACGGAGGTAACAGCCGCTAAAAATGCGTTCGATGCTGTGGGCATTACCGAAGGTACCCAGTCGACACCCGGCAAACAGCCCGACGTTCCGGTGGCTGCGGGACAGGATCTGCTGTTGCTGGCCGATGCAACCAACTCAAAACTGTACTCGACAGTGGTGGGTGTTAGCCCCGCCAAATTTGACCCGAAATCAACGCTGGGTATGCGGCATCGCCCGAGCGTAACCGACGATGGAAAGACCGCGTATTATGTGACGTCCGATAAGCGCATTCGGGCGGTTAACCTGACCGGCACGCCAACCGAAACGGTAATTTCTGACGAGACCGTTTGGGACAATGTCGCTATCTCGAAAGATGGTACGAAACTGGCCGCCCTAACGGCCGACCAGGATGGGTCGGTGTATGTGTACAGTTACGCAAAAAAGAAGTGGGCCGAATTTAAACTATATAATCCAACCTATACCGAGGGTGTTCAAACGGGCGATGTGCGCTATGCCGATTCGTTTGAGTGGGATTTCGCCGGAGAGAACATCGTGTACGATGCTTATAACGAGCTTCAGAATACGAGTGGCGATGCCCTTGATTATTGGGATGTGGGTTTCATTAACGTCTGGGATAATAAAACGGGCGATTTTGCCGCAGGCGATATTGAAAAGCTATTTTCGGACCTGGAACAGGGCGAAAGCATTGGTAACCCGTCATTCTCTAAAAACTCGCCCGATATTATTGCGTTCGATTACTTTAACGAAAACGATGATACGTATTACGTCGTGGCTACGGACCTGAGTTCGGGTACCTTAAAGGCGGTTTATAAAAACAATACATTAGGATTTCCCAGCTATTCCCGGCTGGATAATAAGCTGGTGTTCAGCACGGAGTCGAGTACTGAAGACATATCGGGAATCAATCTGGGCGCCGACAAACTGACGCCTTCAGGGGGTGTGTCTGTCCTCTACACCAACGCAAAATGGCCAGTCTGGTACACACAGGCTACCCGAACGCTGCCGACGAAAACAGCGCAGACCATTACCTTCGATGCGATTGCTGACCGCTATAATAATCAAGGTGACCTGACGCTCAAGGCAAGTTGTTCCTCCAGTTTACCGGTCAGTTTTGAGGTAAAAAACGGTCCGGCTACGCTAACGGGATCAACACTCAAATTTACCGGAACGGGCCTCGTAACGATTCGGGCTTATCAGGCCGGTAACGCACAATTTTATCCTGCCACATCGGTTGAGCGTTCGTTCAATGTATTGACTGTTACGGGTACTGAACCGCTCTGGTCAGATGCACTGGTGTTCTATCCCAACCCTGCTCATGCGTCGTTGACTGTTGAGTTACCCGGTACGGAAACCTTTGAGCGGGTATTGCTCCGGAACCTCACAGGCGCAACGGTCGTTCAACCGCTCCTGCCTTTGCATCAGCGCACGGCTACACTGGATGTCGGGCATTTACCCAAAGGACTGTATTTTCTTCAAGTTCAAACACCCACCGGAACGGCTACCCGGAAAGTGGTTAAGGAATAG